The Echinicola rosea genome has a segment encoding these proteins:
- a CDS encoding M16 family metallopeptidase codes for MSYNIKALPNGIRIVHQEVTHTRLVHCGFILDIGSRDEAKEQAGLAHFWEHMAFKGTQKRKSFHILNRLESVGGELNAYTTKEKICFYSSILKEHFNKAAELLFDITFHSTFPVKQIEKERQVILEEMAMYRDSPDDAIQDEFDEVVFQNHSLGRNILGTEETVASFCQNDFFDFISTRMDTSKIVFSVVGNISFQKVLRQLEPKLNEIPTKKSLYRRSDFAHYQPKREEVHKEISQAHCAIGKPAYSLYHPDRYKLYLLNNILGGPSMNSRLNLALREKYGYVYSVESAYQVYKDTGFIGIFYGTEEKTFKKAQKLVLRELKRLREKKLGTLQLHMAKEQTIGQMAMAEENHAALMLVFGKSLLDKGRIDSLDHIFNIIRSTTSEELLQIANEIFREDELSFLTYLPH; via the coding sequence TTCACCAGGAAGTGACACACACCAGATTGGTCCATTGTGGATTTATCTTGGATATCGGCAGCAGGGACGAGGCGAAAGAACAGGCTGGGCTTGCCCATTTTTGGGAGCACATGGCTTTTAAAGGTACCCAAAAGCGAAAGTCCTTTCATATTTTGAATCGATTGGAGTCGGTAGGTGGCGAGCTAAACGCTTACACGACCAAGGAAAAAATTTGCTTCTATTCATCCATATTAAAAGAGCATTTCAACAAAGCAGCCGAGCTGCTGTTTGACATTACATTCCACAGTACCTTTCCTGTAAAGCAAATCGAGAAAGAACGTCAGGTCATCTTGGAGGAAATGGCCATGTATCGGGATTCTCCTGATGATGCCATCCAAGATGAATTTGATGAAGTCGTTTTCCAAAACCATTCCTTAGGAAGAAATATTTTGGGTACGGAAGAGACAGTAGCGAGTTTTTGCCAAAACGATTTCTTTGATTTTATCTCCACCAGAATGGACACCTCAAAAATCGTCTTTTCGGTAGTAGGCAATATCTCTTTCCAAAAAGTACTCCGACAACTGGAACCAAAGCTAAACGAGATACCTACAAAAAAAAGCCTGTACAGAAGAAGTGATTTTGCGCATTATCAGCCAAAACGCGAAGAAGTCCATAAAGAAATCAGCCAAGCCCATTGCGCTATCGGAAAGCCGGCCTATTCACTCTACCATCCCGACCGCTACAAACTTTACCTGCTGAACAATATTCTTGGAGGTCCCAGCATGAATTCCCGTTTAAACCTTGCCTTAAGGGAAAAATATGGATACGTTTATAGTGTAGAATCTGCCTACCAAGTGTATAAAGACACGGGTTTTATTGGTATATTTTATGGTACTGAGGAAAAAACGTTTAAAAAAGCCCAAAAACTGGTATTGCGTGAGCTCAAACGACTGAGAGAAAAAAAACTGGGCACGCTGCAACTCCACATGGCCAAGGAACAGACCATCGGGCAGATGGCCATGGCCGAGGAAAATCACGCCGCGCTCATGCTTGTGTTTGGCAAAAGCCTTCTGGACAAAGGCCGTATCGATTCTCTGGACCACATTTTCAATATCATACGAAGCACCACCTCTGAAGAACTCCTGCAGATAGCCAATGAAATTTTCAGAGAGGATGAGCTTAGTTTTCTCACTTATTTACCCCACTAG
- a CDS encoding O-methyltransferase, with product MEFISEDLLHYCQEHTTAEDKLLQQISRDTHAKVMMPRMLSGHLQGKTLELFTKMQRPKTILEIGTYTGYSAICMARGLDNGGKIITIDKNDELEEMVRAYFKASGLDSQIQYLLGDAMKLIPAIDKMFDMVFIDADKRNYSNYYNMIIDKVNPGGLILADNVLWSGKVIQDHAGKADKSTQAILDFNKMIQNDDRVENVLFPIRDGIMMARKR from the coding sequence ATGGAATTTATTAGCGAGGACCTTTTACATTATTGCCAAGAACACACGACTGCTGAAGATAAACTGCTTCAACAGATCTCTCGTGACACCCACGCGAAAGTAATGATGCCACGGATGCTGTCCGGCCACCTTCAAGGCAAGACGTTAGAGCTTTTCACCAAAATGCAGCGTCCCAAAACCATACTTGAGATAGGAACTTACACGGGCTACTCGGCCATTTGCATGGCAAGGGGCCTGGACAATGGGGGGAAAATCATCACCATTGACAAAAATGATGAACTGGAGGAAATGGTAAGGGCCTACTTTAAAGCTTCTGGACTGGATAGCCAAATACAGTACCTACTGGGTGATGCGATGAAACTCATCCCTGCAATTGATAAAATGTTTGACATGGTATTTATTGATGCTGACAAAAGGAATTATTCCAATTATTATAATATGATCATCGATAAGGTAAATCCCGGGGGGTTGATTCTTGCAGACAATGTCCTTTGGTCCGGAAAAGTAATTCAAGATCATGCTGGAAAAGCCGATAAATCCACACAGGCCATTTTGGATTTCAATAAAATGATCCAAAATGACGACCGGGTAGAAAACGTGCTTTTCCCGATCAGGGATGGCATCATGATGGCCAGAAAGCGATAG
- a CDS encoding lytic transglycosylase domain-containing protein: MFHRPTKTIYSGLIFFIFAALNLAYAQAPRVPQTIRFADMTLQLNNQAQRDIQLDVDALHRNPSYFKTKMERVDLYMPIIERVLREQGVPDDLKYLVIQESGLIADAVSSSNAVGFWQFKKGTAHEVFLQVDNQIDERKNIVASTKGAAIYLKKNNSRFDNWVCAMVAYQMGLGGAQNYFGSQYNGQKTMKITRNTHWYFKKYLAHKIAFESQLGKFVSNQHLEVVEVQGPVSLPQLAKNLNVSTSHLEAYNKWVSRKKIPGGKTYSLTYLPTGAPSYKPVLTSSGDPTTTTSIPNVAGTNRAGYPKITGKQSLPFEKNQIKINGIKGIIAAVNTTSEDFAERIGIRDGKFRRVNDLSKSDPVVKGQYYYTKRKKGKAKTPYHVVRKGETLWKISQAYGIRLHSLKAKNRLYKDEDLREGMVLKLQKYRRRNEPFEYQQVKPSFTKKSADKPIPSPTPTETVEKAPMEQTPQKTLTHKVVKGETLYAIARKYGVTVSQIQQWNNITNQSVIHVDQELIIRRD, from the coding sequence ATGTTTCATAGACCAACCAAGACTATTTACAGTGGACTGATCTTTTTCATTTTTGCTGCTCTAAACCTTGCCTATGCACAGGCACCTCGGGTACCTCAAACTATCCGTTTTGCCGACATGACCCTCCAGCTCAACAATCAGGCCCAACGGGACATTCAGCTGGATGTGGATGCCCTTCACCGTAACCCCTCCTACTTTAAAACTAAAATGGAAAGGGTCGATCTCTATATGCCCATAATCGAACGGGTCTTACGAGAGCAAGGTGTACCTGACGACCTGAAATACCTGGTCATTCAGGAAAGCGGCCTGATTGCAGATGCAGTATCTTCCTCAAATGCAGTAGGCTTTTGGCAGTTTAAAAAAGGGACTGCCCACGAAGTATTTTTACAAGTGGACAATCAAATCGATGAACGAAAAAACATTGTCGCATCAACAAAAGGAGCTGCCATATATCTAAAAAAGAACAACAGTCGGTTTGACAATTGGGTTTGTGCAATGGTAGCTTATCAAATGGGCCTTGGAGGTGCCCAAAATTACTTTGGCAGCCAATATAATGGCCAAAAGACCATGAAGATCACCCGTAACACCCATTGGTACTTCAAAAAATATCTCGCCCATAAAATTGCATTTGAAAGCCAATTGGGAAAGTTTGTCAGCAATCAGCACTTAGAAGTGGTCGAGGTACAGGGACCTGTCTCGCTCCCACAGCTCGCAAAAAACCTTAATGTAAGCACATCCCATCTAGAAGCCTATAATAAATGGGTCAGTAGAAAAAAAATCCCAGGCGGCAAAACCTATAGCCTTACTTATCTGCCAACAGGCGCACCTTCCTATAAGCCAGTGCTCACATCATCTGGTGACCCAACGACAACCACCAGTATCCCCAATGTCGCCGGAACCAATCGTGCCGGCTATCCCAAAATCACGGGGAAACAGTCACTACCTTTCGAAAAAAACCAGATCAAAATCAATGGCATAAAGGGGATCATTGCTGCTGTCAACACCACTTCTGAAGATTTTGCAGAACGTATCGGCATACGCGACGGTAAATTCAGAAGGGTAAATGACTTGTCCAAATCAGACCCCGTCGTAAAAGGTCAATATTATTACACGAAAAGAAAAAAGGGGAAAGCCAAAACGCCGTATCATGTAGTCCGAAAAGGAGAAACACTATGGAAAATCTCCCAAGCCTATGGAATCCGGCTACACTCACTAAAGGCAAAAAACAGGCTGTACAAAGACGAAGACCTTAGGGAAGGAATGGTGTTAAAATTGCAAAAATACCGGAGAAGAAATGAGCCCTTTGAATACCAACAAGTAAAACCTTCTTTTACTAAAAAGTCTGCCGACAAACCAATCCCCTCACCTACACCCACAGAAACGGTTGAAAAAGCGCCCATGGAACAAACTCCCCAAAAAACACTTACACACAAAGTCGTAAAAGGGGAGACGCTTTATGCGATTGCAAGAAAATATGGCGTCACGGTTTCGCAAATCCAACAGTGGAATAACATCACCAACCAATCAGTGATCCATGTGGACCAGGAACTAATCATTCGCCGTGATTGA
- a CDS encoding DUF3078 domain-containing protein — protein MIRYLSCFLFLLLVSIRWASAQDKITDIVPDTVLINGDTLVMLGDSLIIKEEVRPTFWKTGGNYNLSVQQVSLSNWAAGGASSFALNTGVNLFANYKKNNKIWETSLSVNFGFNRQSDRSYKTRKTNDNFKFVSKYGRELAKGFYLSTQLEARTQLLEGYKYFKESGSEIESRNLISDFLSPGYVQSSTGLNYQKEKDGFKFSSILSPFTGRFTIVLNDSLSQAGAFGIIPGDKVKPEAGASLGTSIDMKVMENINWKADLNLFSNYGKFGNMVVNFNSTISMKVNKYISTRVETILIYDENVFIEMDDGSKAQAIQLQNLINFGLGIDF, from the coding sequence ATGATCCGGTACCTCTCCTGCTTTCTTTTTTTACTGTTGGTAAGCATACGATGGGCTTCCGCTCAGGACAAAATAACAGACATTGTCCCGGATACCGTCCTAATCAACGGCGACACCTTGGTCATGCTAGGAGACAGTCTGATCATAAAAGAAGAAGTCAGGCCTACTTTCTGGAAAACGGGAGGCAATTATAACCTTAGTGTACAACAGGTAAGTCTATCAAACTGGGCTGCCGGTGGCGCCAGTTCCTTTGCACTAAACACAGGGGTAAACCTATTTGCCAACTATAAGAAAAACAACAAAATATGGGAGACTTCCTTGTCGGTCAATTTTGGTTTTAACCGACAATCTGATCGATCTTACAAAACCCGAAAAACCAATGATAACTTTAAGTTTGTCAGTAAATATGGACGTGAATTAGCCAAAGGATTTTACTTGTCCACCCAGTTGGAGGCCAGGACCCAACTACTGGAAGGATATAAGTATTTCAAAGAAAGTGGATCAGAAATAGAATCCAGAAATTTAATTTCCGATTTCCTCAGCCCCGGCTATGTTCAGTCCTCTACCGGTTTGAACTACCAAAAAGAAAAAGATGGCTTTAAGTTTTCTTCCATTCTTTCCCCATTTACGGGCCGTTTTACGATTGTCCTAAACGACTCATTAAGCCAAGCCGGTGCCTTTGGCATCATTCCAGGTGACAAGGTCAAACCGGAAGCGGGAGCCTCGCTGGGTACTTCCATCGACATGAAAGTAATGGAGAACATCAACTGGAAAGCTGACCTCAATCTTTTCTCCAACTACGGGAAATTCGGTAATATGGTGGTCAACTTCAACTCAACCATCAGCATGAAAGTCAACAAGTACATCAGCACAAGGGTTGAAACCATTCTGATCTACGATGAAAATGTCTTTATAGAAATGGATGATGGAAGTAAAGCCCAAGCCATACAGCTCCAAAACCTCATCAACTTTGGTCTCGGAATTGACTTTTAG
- a CDS encoding DNA polymerase III subunit gamma/tau produces the protein MTIPASLSEVKSQVKNEAEESRQAPKKEEQKHPIDQSEVQRTPFDKGKLGAVLEDVIAGYKQQKRLIESTLLKQPFEVNENSVKFFLNGELQEHRFSQLRPELIGIFRKKLENDFVEINFEIKEDAVSEESKLYTSTDKLAYLTKKSPALKELQKRFGLETDF, from the coding sequence ATGACAATTCCTGCCAGTCTTTCTGAAGTGAAAAGTCAGGTGAAGAACGAAGCGGAAGAAAGCAGGCAAGCGCCCAAAAAGGAAGAACAGAAACACCCTATCGATCAAAGTGAAGTCCAAAGAACGCCTTTCGATAAAGGAAAGCTTGGGGCTGTCTTGGAGGATGTTATTGCTGGCTACAAGCAACAGAAGAGGCTTATCGAGAGCACCTTGCTTAAGCAGCCGTTTGAGGTAAATGAAAATTCCGTGAAGTTTTTCTTGAATGGAGAGCTACAGGAACATCGTTTTTCGCAGTTGCGACCAGAATTGATCGGTATTTTTAGGAAGAAATTGGAAAATGACTTTGTGGAAATCAATTTCGAAATCAAAGAGGATGCAGTCAGTGAGGAGTCCAAGCTCTATACGTCCACGGATAAATTGGCCTATCTGACCAAAAAGTCACCAGCACTTAAAGAGCTGCAAAAGCGGTTTGGGCTAGAGACTGATTTCTAA
- a CDS encoding DNA polymerase III subunit gamma/tau: MENFVVSARKYRPSNFKSVVGQQHITTTLKNAIKNNHLAQAFLFCGPRGVGKTTCARILAKTINCENLSGDFEACNECESCKAFNTNSSFNVHELDAASNNSVDDIRNLVDQVRYAPQKGSYKIYIIDEVHMLSTQAFNAFLKTLEEPPKYAIFILATTEKHKIIPTILSRCQIFDFNRIQIKDIAEHLKYIASEENISYEDEALRLIAAKADGALRDALSIFDLIVTYSAGNMLTYSETINNLHILDYDYYFKVTDALLAESVSNVLLIFDEILKKGFDGHNFIVGLSEHFRNLMVCKDAATVELLQVSESAQERYIEQSASSNLSFLLSALNICNQCDIHYKGSKNQRLHVELALMKLAKLPQAISLAAVAREEAKKKD, translated from the coding sequence ATGGAAAACTTTGTAGTCTCAGCAAGAAAATATAGACCTTCCAATTTCAAAAGTGTGGTCGGACAACAACATATAACCACTACACTAAAGAATGCCATTAAAAACAACCATTTGGCACAAGCCTTCCTGTTTTGTGGGCCGCGTGGGGTAGGGAAGACCACCTGTGCGAGAATTCTTGCAAAAACCATCAACTGCGAAAACCTATCCGGGGACTTCGAAGCGTGTAATGAATGTGAGTCTTGTAAAGCATTTAATACCAATAGTTCCTTTAATGTCCATGAACTGGATGCCGCCTCCAATAACTCGGTGGACGATATCAGGAATTTGGTGGATCAAGTGAGGTATGCGCCTCAAAAGGGAAGTTATAAAATCTATATCATTGATGAGGTGCACATGCTCTCTACACAGGCTTTCAATGCTTTTTTGAAAACCTTGGAGGAGCCACCCAAGTACGCCATTTTTATCCTGGCCACTACCGAAAAGCATAAAATCATTCCGACAATCCTTTCCCGTTGTCAGATATTTGATTTTAACCGAATACAGATCAAGGACATTGCCGAACATCTGAAATATATAGCCTCCGAAGAAAACATCTCTTATGAAGATGAGGCTTTGCGGTTGATTGCTGCGAAAGCGGACGGAGCATTAAGGGATGCACTTTCCATATTTGACCTTATCGTTACCTACTCGGCAGGTAATATGTTGACGTATTCGGAGACCATTAATAATCTCCATATACTCGATTATGATTATTATTTTAAGGTTACGGATGCACTGTTGGCAGAAAGTGTTTCCAATGTATTGTTGATTTTTGATGAAATCCTTAAAAAGGGATTTGATGGCCATAATTTTATCGTTGGCTTGAGTGAGCACTTTAGGAATTTAATGGTTTGTAAAGATGCGGCTACCGTCGAACTCCTGCAAGTCTCTGAAAGTGCCCAAGAGCGCTATATTGAGCAGTCAGCCAGTTCCAATCTATCGTTTTTACTTTCGGCCTTGAATATTTGCAACCAATGCGATATCCACTATAAAGGAAGTAAAAATCAGCGGCTCCATGTGGAGCTGGCTTTGATGAAACTCGCAAAACTCCCACAAGCCATATCGCTGGCAGCTGTGGCGAGGGAGGAGGCAAAAAAAAAAGACTAG
- a CDS encoding polysaccharide biosynthesis protein, whose protein sequence is MDSALLFTLLGTGVMLYLEKVRWFGGRSRISNISIVAYIVMTSMMLMALVCLALEKLVLHAAYIPISVLIMATLLAFFSMTLYRLFIKEFYGMYLKKKQPTKHIVIFGAGEAGRLSKTVLRSQAGSNQKIHAFLDDDVQKEGDNIGGIPVYWGLDHLMSLQQEHGITDLLISIMCISPKRKKDIIEECLRLGIKVSVVPSIDEWVKGGFSVGKIRQIRIEDLLSRPEISLDNPAVFSQISDRVIMVTGAAGSIGSELCRKIISHKPSLLIMVDKAESALYDVEQEFKGGHWKSPIKPVLADIRDTRKMDRIFHEHKPDMVYHAAAYKHVPMMENYPEEAVTSNVLATKNLADLSVLHNVKQFVFVSTDKAVNPSNVMGASKRIAEIYIQALSGYLDVEKGQVTKFAITRFGNVLGSNGSVIPLFKKQIEQGGPVMVTDPDISRYFMTISEACQLILEAGAMSKGSEIFIFDMGEPVKILDLAKKMIQLSDKKVGKDINIVFTGLREGEKLHEELICHSEKLLITHHPKIRLVKMSNIPFNRVNYQIEFFERLLILNSSTDIVRHIKQIVPEYVSNTSRYNVLDRLN, encoded by the coding sequence ATGGATAGTGCGTTGCTTTTCACACTTTTGGGAACAGGAGTAATGCTTTACTTGGAAAAGGTGAGGTGGTTTGGAGGTAGATCGCGGATAAGTAACATTTCTATCGTGGCGTATATTGTCATGACATCAATGATGCTGATGGCCTTGGTTTGTCTTGCATTGGAAAAATTGGTGTTGCATGCTGCGTATATACCCATTTCCGTACTTATTATGGCCACACTGTTGGCATTTTTTAGCATGACGCTTTATAGGCTGTTCATAAAGGAGTTTTATGGCATGTATCTAAAGAAAAAGCAGCCAACAAAGCATATCGTTATATTTGGTGCAGGCGAGGCTGGTAGGTTATCCAAAACTGTTTTGAGGAGTCAAGCCGGATCCAATCAGAAAATTCATGCATTTTTGGATGATGATGTTCAAAAAGAGGGTGATAATATTGGGGGGATTCCTGTTTATTGGGGACTAGACCACCTGATGTCTCTTCAGCAGGAACATGGGATCACGGACTTATTGATTTCGATAATGTGCATTTCTCCCAAAAGGAAAAAGGACATTATCGAAGAATGTTTACGGCTAGGGATCAAGGTAAGTGTGGTACCATCGATTGATGAATGGGTGAAGGGGGGATTTAGTGTTGGTAAAATTCGACAAATTAGGATTGAAGACCTATTGTCCCGTCCAGAGATATCGCTTGATAATCCAGCGGTATTCAGTCAAATTTCCGATAGGGTGATCATGGTGACTGGGGCGGCAGGTTCTATCGGTAGCGAATTGTGCCGCAAGATCATTTCCCATAAGCCATCGTTGTTGATTATGGTTGATAAGGCTGAGTCAGCCCTTTATGATGTCGAACAGGAGTTTAAAGGAGGGCATTGGAAAAGTCCGATCAAACCCGTATTGGCGGATATTCGAGATACAAGAAAAATGGATCGGATATTCCATGAACACAAGCCGGATATGGTTTATCACGCAGCCGCCTACAAGCACGTTCCTATGATGGAGAATTATCCGGAGGAGGCCGTAACCAGTAATGTTTTGGCTACTAAAAACCTAGCAGATCTTTCCGTTTTACATAATGTGAAACAGTTTGTTTTTGTCAGCACGGACAAGGCGGTAAACCCTTCCAATGTAATGGGAGCGTCAAAGCGTATCGCAGAAATCTATATCCAGGCATTGAGCGGATACCTGGACGTAGAAAAAGGCCAAGTTACCAAGTTTGCCATTACAAGGTTTGGAAATGTGTTGGGCTCAAATGGTTCGGTTATACCTTTGTTTAAGAAGCAGATCGAACAGGGCGGTCCCGTAATGGTGACAGATCCCGATATATCCAGGTATTTTATGACGATCAGTGAGGCGTGTCAGCTCATACTAGAAGCTGGTGCAATGTCAAAAGGTAGCGAGATTTTTATTTTTGATATGGGAGAGCCCGTAAAGATCCTTGATCTAGCCAAGAAAATGATTCAGTTAAGCGACAAAAAGGTTGGGAAAGATATCAATATTGTCTTTACAGGTCTTCGGGAAGGTGAAAAACTACATGAAGAGCTGATATGCCATTCAGAAAAGCTACTGATCACTCATCATCCTAAAATTAGGTTGGTAAAAATGAGCAATATCCCATTTAATAGGGTCAACTATCAGATTGAATTTTTCGAGCGTTTGCTGATATTGAATTCCAGTACAGACATCGTCAGGCACATCAAGCAGATAGTGCCAGAATATGTCAGCAACACCTCTCGGTACAATGTATTGGATCGGTTGAATTGA
- a CDS encoding sugar transferase, which produces MYRHLFKPIIDYLIGWIGVLLCLPLVGVIAIALAFDFRGNPFFVQDRVGKDGKIFKIFKLRTMKSDVNQYGVLLPDHVRLTFLGRWLRKTSLDELPQFLNVALGHMSLIGPRPLLVEYLPLYTKKEARRHAVKPGITGLAQVSGRNAISWREKFAYDIEYVSKVTFKQDLNIFIQSLSKPFDESGIYNDEEHVSPFRGHH; this is translated from the coding sequence ATGTATCGACATCTATTTAAACCTATTATTGACTATCTTATAGGGTGGATTGGAGTGTTGCTATGCCTTCCGCTAGTTGGGGTAATAGCCATTGCTTTGGCTTTTGACTTCCGAGGGAATCCCTTTTTTGTCCAAGATAGAGTGGGTAAGGATGGTAAGATCTTTAAGATATTTAAACTTAGGACCATGAAAAGTGATGTAAATCAATATGGAGTTCTGCTTCCTGATCATGTGCGATTGACGTTTTTGGGTAGGTGGCTGAGGAAAACTTCATTGGATGAACTTCCGCAGTTTTTGAATGTTGCTTTAGGTCATATGAGTTTAATAGGCCCCCGTCCCTTATTGGTAGAATACTTACCCTTATATACTAAAAAAGAAGCCAGGAGACATGCTGTCAAGCCAGGGATTACCGGGCTTGCCCAAGTCAGCGGCAGAAATGCAATTAGTTGGAGAGAAAAGTTTGCGTATGACATAGAGTATGTTAGCAAGGTGACATTTAAACAAGATTTAAACATTTTTATTCAGTCGTTATCAAAACCATTTGATGAAAGTGGTATCTATAATGATGAAGAACATGTGTCTCCATTCCGAGGTCACCACTAG
- a CDS encoding DegT/DnrJ/EryC1/StrS family aminotransferase, with amino-acid sequence MPRIKLSEPIFNEDITGQVRDALACKEVGYQGAYIESFRRELQEYLSFSNVGLYSSGTASIHLALKLADVQTGDEVLCQSLTFSASANPIKYLNANPVFIGSEKETWNMCPKFLEEALEDRKKKGKRVKAIIPVHVFGMPANMNDLIPIAQHYGVPIIEDAAEALGASVGGQYCGTIGEYGIFSFNANKIITAGGGGALLAKDNEKIKEANFFALQAKDSAPHYEHSQLGYNYAFSNLNAILGCSQMEQLEGKINKRRAIFDWYYSFLSDHEIGFQMGTGNMRSSRWLTAVMLPHEEQAVGLRHFLEERNIESRPVWKPMHLQPFYSSYPYFGDRTEEGFFKRGLCLPSGNGLTLEDVSLVSSYILEFQQRTYNVSTSI; translated from the coding sequence ATGCCAAGAATCAAACTTTCTGAACCAATATTTAATGAAGATATTACCGGTCAAGTGCGTGATGCGCTGGCATGTAAGGAGGTTGGATACCAAGGGGCTTATATAGAATCTTTTAGGAGAGAACTTCAAGAATATTTGAGCTTTTCTAATGTGGGGCTTTATTCGTCTGGGACAGCTTCTATTCATCTCGCTTTAAAGCTTGCCGACGTACAGACTGGCGATGAAGTGTTGTGCCAATCGTTGACCTTTTCGGCTTCAGCCAACCCGATCAAATACCTCAATGCCAATCCTGTTTTTATAGGTAGTGAAAAGGAGACTTGGAATATGTGTCCAAAATTTCTCGAGGAGGCATTGGAGGATAGAAAGAAAAAAGGTAAGCGGGTTAAGGCGATCATTCCAGTGCATGTATTTGGAATGCCAGCCAACATGAATGATCTGATCCCTATTGCCCAACACTATGGGGTGCCCATTATAGAAGATGCTGCAGAAGCATTGGGGGCATCAGTGGGTGGTCAATATTGTGGTACAATTGGTGAATATGGGATTTTTTCATTTAATGCCAATAAGATCATTACCGCTGGAGGAGGTGGGGCATTATTGGCCAAGGACAATGAGAAGATCAAAGAAGCTAACTTTTTTGCCTTGCAGGCTAAAGACTCGGCGCCTCACTATGAGCACAGTCAATTGGGGTATAATTATGCCTTTAGTAATCTTAATGCAATTTTGGGCTGTAGCCAAATGGAGCAGCTCGAAGGAAAAATCAATAAAAGAAGGGCCATTTTTGATTGGTATTATTCTTTTTTGTCAGATCATGAAATTGGATTTCAGATGGGAACTGGAAACATGCGCAGTAGCAGGTGGTTGACTGCGGTTATGCTGCCGCACGAAGAGCAAGCTGTAGGACTCAGGCATTTTCTGGAAGAACGAAATATAGAATCCAGGCCTGTTTGGAAGCCAATGCACTTACAGCCTTTTTACAGTTCCTATCCCTATTTTGGAGATAGAACAGAGGAAGGTTTTTTTAAAAGAGGCTTGTGTTTGCCTTCAGGAAATGGCTTGACTCTTGAAGATGTCTCATTAGTTTCTTCTTATATATTAGAGTTTCAGCAAAGGACATATAATGTATCGACATCTATTTAA
- a CDS encoding glycosyltransferase family 4 protein, whose amino-acid sequence MLLVLFSVLTAFFIGIILTPLLIFLIKKGNLLDKPGGRKIHKYSVPSMGGIAIFIGLLGGILIWLNYQQLVEIRFFMLGLSIMFILGLRDDLVELTAYQKLIGQLIAVITVVVLGDVRITDFYGLLGVYELPLWFSYSLTIFAIIGLTNAFNLIDGLDGLAGTLSIITFLGLGGWFLYSGHTTYGFIAFTFVGAVLSFLVYNWHPAKIFMGDTGSLTLGFALSVLCIKFIESNVVIPIDDFKFHAPLATAAALLIVPFYDTIRVFVKRARKGISPMTADKSHVHHFLMRMGFRHDQVALILGGVKIGFILLMIAFNELPDIVMLPVLVVLVVGGGVVLDRLTLRRVKQIVRCSPRVLSQRSYHGMRAKIKIDQEVLRQEDVNLN is encoded by the coding sequence ATGCTATTAGTATTGTTTTCTGTACTGACTGCTTTTTTTATAGGGATAATATTAACACCCTTGCTAATATTTCTCATTAAGAAAGGAAATTTATTGGATAAACCTGGAGGGAGAAAGATCCATAAATATTCTGTGCCTTCCATGGGAGGAATTGCTATATTTATCGGCCTTTTAGGAGGGATTCTTATATGGTTGAATTACCAACAGCTAGTGGAAATCAGGTTTTTTATGCTGGGTTTGTCCATCATGTTTATTCTTGGACTGAGGGACGATTTGGTGGAATTGACAGCCTACCAAAAATTAATTGGGCAGCTGATAGCCGTGATCACAGTGGTGGTTTTGGGTGATGTGAGGATTACTGATTTTTACGGATTACTTGGTGTTTACGAGCTTCCACTTTGGTTCAGTTATTCCCTGACAATATTTGCCATTATTGGCTTGACGAATGCTTTTAATCTTATCGATGGACTGGATGGTCTGGCGGGGACATTAAGTATTATTACCTTTTTAGGGCTAGGTGGATGGTTCCTTTATTCTGGGCATACTACCTATGGATTCATTGCCTTTACATTTGTGGGTGCAGTTTTATCCTTTCTGGTTTATAATTGGCATCCTGCAAAAATTTTCATGGGTGATACAGGTTCCTTGACCTTGGGGTTTGCGTTGTCTGTTTTATGCATAAAGTTCATTGAAAGTAACGTAGTCATACCAATCGATGACTTTAAATTCCATGCGCCTTTGGCTACAGCCGCAGCTTTATTGATTGTGCCGTTTTATGATACGATACGTGTGTTTGTAAAGAGGGCAAGAAAAGGGATATCACCAATGACAGCTGATAAGAGTCATGTACACCATTTTTTAATGCGAATGGGTTTTAGACATGATCAAGTAGCGTTAATTTTAGGAGGGGTGAAGATTGGATTTATCTTACTGATGATTGCTTTTAATGAACTTCCTGATATTGTGATGTTGCCGGTCTTAGTGGTGTTGGTTGTTGGAGGGGGAGTAGTGTTGGATAGACTAACGCTTCGTAGAGTAAAACAAATAGTACGTTGTTCACCTCGTGTGCTATCACAGCGTTCTTATCATGGTATGCGGGCAAAGATAAAGATAGATCAAGAAGTTCTCAGGCAAGAGGATGTCAATTTAAATTGA